From the genome of Geminocystis herdmanii PCC 6308, one region includes:
- a CDS encoding type II toxin-antitoxin system VapC family toxin, with the protein MRKIFVDTFYWVALINPQDDWHKEVLKISYLLSEITFVNTEEVLTEVLAFYSKSGYNLKKRTTNFVKSILENTQIEVIEQTHKSFSLGFKLYQQRFIILFP; encoded by the coding sequence ATGAGAAAAATTTTTGTAGATACTTTCTATTGGGTAGCTTTAATTAATCCTCAAGATGATTGGCATAAAGAAGTCTTAAAAATCAGTTATTTACTTTCAGAAATAACTTTTGTCAACACTGAAGAAGTATTAACAGAAGTGTTAGCTTTTTATTCAAAATCTGGTTATAATCTCAAAAAAAGAACGACAAATTTTGTTAAAAGTATCTTAGAAAATACTCAAATAGAAGTAATTGAACAAACTCATAAATCATTTAGTTTAGGATTTAAGTTATATCAACAACGTTTTATAATTCTTTTCCCATAG
- a CDS encoding histidine phosphatase family protein has translation MIRKQILIVTSLLLCLNLASYSPVKAESVNLIAQNEEMSEGEKANAEFKDTMSGTELVNALRQGGYIIYFRHAQTEKDYADQLNAVMGDCSTQRMLSEVGWQQSRQIGEAFRQYQIPVGEVISSQYCRAWQTADLAFGKYVKNGALNFPKAEDYTDEQIVQMKAQLMPMLTAVPKMGTNTIIVGHDDLFEAATGIYPEPQGMAYVVKPDGKGGFELIANVKADEWMSLGN, from the coding sequence ATGATAAGAAAACAAATATTAATTGTCACATCTTTACTTCTTTGTTTAAATCTTGCGTCTTATTCTCCTGTAAAAGCAGAATCAGTTAATTTGATAGCACAAAATGAAGAAATGAGCGAAGGGGAAAAAGCCAATGCCGAATTTAAAGACACCATGAGTGGCACTGAATTAGTTAATGCTTTACGTCAAGGGGGATATATAATTTATTTCCGTCATGCTCAAACAGAAAAAGACTATGCTGATCAGCTTAACGCAGTTATGGGGGATTGTTCCACCCAGAGAATGTTAAGTGAAGTGGGTTGGCAACAGTCGAGACAAATTGGGGAAGCCTTCCGTCAGTATCAAATTCCAGTGGGAGAGGTTATTTCTAGTCAATATTGCCGTGCGTGGCAAACGGCGGATTTAGCTTTTGGTAAGTATGTTAAAAATGGCGCTCTTAATTTTCCGAAAGCCGAAGACTATACCGATGAACAAATTGTGCAAATGAAAGCTCAATTAATGCCCATGTTAACCGCAGTACCGAAAATGGGAACAAACACCATTATAGTCGGTCATGACGATCTTTTTGAGGCGGCTACAGGTATATATCCAGAACCTCAAGGTATGGCGTATGTAGTAAAACCTGACGGTAAAGGAGGATTTGAGTTAATCGCCAATGTGAAAGCCGATGAATGGATGAGTTTAGGGAATTAA
- a CDS encoding ExbD/TolR family protein: MRIPEEQDVQGEINIVPMIDAIFSILAFFIISSISLIRSEGLPVNLPSATTSESQKVAQINVTIQPDGKVFLNKQPIQVNSLQGAVTKLIPENQQGMIIINADEKVNHGIVVAVMDEVRQVKGAGLAIAANKK, from the coding sequence ATGCGAATACCTGAAGAGCAAGATGTGCAAGGAGAGATTAATATAGTGCCAATGATTGACGCTATTTTCTCTATTTTGGCATTCTTTATTATATCTAGTATTTCTTTAATTCGATCGGAAGGTTTACCCGTTAATCTACCCTCTGCAACCACCAGTGAATCGCAAAAAGTTGCCCAAATTAATGTCACCATTCAACCTGATGGCAAAGTTTTCTTAAATAAACAACCCATTCAAGTTAATAGTTTACAGGGTGCAGTCACAAAATTAATCCCTGAGAATCAGCAAGGAATGATTATTATTAATGCCGATGAAAAAGTAAATCATGGCATAGTAGTTGCCGTTATGGATGAAGTAAGACAGGTTAAAGGGGCTGGTTTGGCGATCGCAGCTAATAAAAAATAA
- a CDS encoding MotA/TolQ/ExbB proton channel family protein: MSTIELLQAGGIVSIPLLFFSVITIALIIERFWFWMRIKSREKVLVKEVLKIYRSDYVTAIDKLRKNIDLPMARIFLESLELENPNATEFRLALETATQAELPLLKRFNTFFQTVITIAPLLGLLGTILGLIQSFASLELGNAGGTNTAGVTGGISEALVSTVMGLVVAIVTLMFANVFRSFYLRQIALIQEYGGQLELLYRRFYEEKGEKSYANT; this comes from the coding sequence ATGTCAACTATTGAACTATTACAAGCAGGTGGTATCGTCTCAATTCCCCTGTTATTCTTTTCTGTTATTACGATCGCACTCATTATAGAGCGTTTTTGGTTTTGGATGAGAATTAAGTCAAGGGAAAAGGTTTTAGTGAAAGAAGTATTAAAAATTTATCGCTCAGATTATGTAACAGCTATTGATAAGTTGCGTAAAAATATAGATTTACCTATGGCGAGAATCTTCTTAGAATCCCTCGAATTAGAAAATCCTAATGCAACAGAATTTCGTTTAGCATTAGAAACTGCTACCCAAGCGGAGTTACCCTTATTGAAAAGATTTAACACTTTTTTTCAAACAGTGATTACTATCGCACCTTTATTGGGATTACTCGGCACAATTTTAGGTTTAATCCAATCTTTTGCCTCCCTTGAGTTAGGTAATGCTGGAGGCACAAACACCGCAGGGGTGACAGGAGGAATTAGTGAAGCCTTAGTTTCTACGGTAATGGGTTTAGTAGTTGCGATCGTTACTTTAATGTTTGCCAATGTTTTTCGCTCATTTTATTTGCGTCAAATTGCCTTAATTCAAGAATATGGGGGGCAATTAGAACTTTTGTATCGTCGTTTTTATGAAGAAAAAGGAGAAAAATCCTATGCGAATACCTGA
- a CDS encoding TonB family protein, translating into MTYSVTCIEQRQQEADKTRQLITVGVLGSIALHGIMFTVLNSMEKPLIEEIKPIEFIVVQEPEIKPEEKPVTKPEVKPQPQPKLETVKPPLPQPKEVVKSQPQPKLETVKPQPTVTKREITPPSPAPQVVKTTPTPQPLITPEVVENNPQPQKTPEIVENIPQPQVTSTSSPLPLSPSPTITPSPQPSITQPQEVLTSNTLGRNNAPRAVKPVENSSNNPLSNSFNSTARVENSNSNSTSTVARMSEDTPVSSGRLSRGNGKTPTAVNNTNNQGEGVGNLRNSLSRGNSQNSNNNSKNTVSGIPSNIAATSQSVPQRPQAKPTSPPPESIKCISNCNPSYPSELQGVEGKATVKVNLDSSGNVLGVSVVNPHSNGEVNRQALLAARQMRFSSPRVNNASVQVSINFTVAGSEFDRLARQKKEEAQRQARLSEEKERQERQAQLEKERLQRQQQLEKERQEREAQARIEREKRETELKKQQELEVKSKEILPTEIPSPNIEVQENDQN; encoded by the coding sequence ATGACTTATTCAGTAACTTGTATTGAGCAACGTCAACAGGAAGCCGATAAAACTCGTCAACTTATTACCGTTGGGGTTCTCGGTTCGATCGCCCTTCATGGTATTATGTTTACCGTGCTAAATTCCATGGAAAAACCTTTGATAGAAGAAATTAAGCCTATAGAATTTATAGTAGTACAAGAGCCTGAAATTAAGCCAGAAGAAAAACCCGTCACGAAACCAGAAGTAAAACCACAACCGCAACCAAAATTAGAGACGGTTAAGCCTCCTTTACCGCAACCAAAAGAAGTAGTTAAATCGCAACCGCAACCGAAATTAGAGACAGTTAAACCTCAACCCACCGTAACTAAAAGGGAAATAACTCCCCCTTCTCCAGCGCCACAAGTTGTAAAAACAACCCCCACTCCTCAACCGCTTATTACCCCAGAAGTTGTCGAAAATAACCCCCAACCTCAAAAAACTCCAGAAATTGTTGAAAATATCCCTCAACCTCAAGTAACATCCACTTCTTCCCCTCTCCCACTATCACCCTCTCCCACTATCACCCCTTCCCCTCAACCTTCTATCACTCAACCTCAAGAGGTTTTAACCAGTAACACTTTAGGCAGAAATAACGCCCCCCGTGCCGTAAAACCTGTTGAGAATAGTAGTAATAACCCTTTAAGTAATAGCTTTAACTCCACTGCAAGGGTAGAAAATAGCAATAGTAATTCAACTTCCACCGTTGCGCGTATGAGTGAAGATACACCCGTTTCCAGTGGCAGACTATCTCGTGGTAATGGTAAAACTCCCACTGCTGTTAATAACACCAATAATCAAGGGGAGGGAGTAGGTAATTTAAGAAATAGCCTGAGTCGTGGCAATAGTCAAAACAGTAACAATAACTCGAAAAATACGGTATCTGGTATTCCTAGCAATATCGCTGCTACCAGTCAATCTGTACCACAACGCCCCCAAGCTAAACCCACTTCTCCCCCCCCTGAGAGTATCAAATGTATTAGTAATTGTAATCCTTCTTATCCTTCTGAGTTACAAGGGGTAGAAGGCAAAGCCACGGTTAAGGTAAATTTGGATAGTAGCGGTAATGTGTTAGGGGTGAGTGTAGTTAATCCCCATAGTAACGGGGAAGTAAATCGACAGGCATTGTTAGCCGCCCGACAAATGCGTTTTTCTTCTCCTAGGGTGAATAATGCTTCGGTGCAGGTTAGTATTAATTTTACTGTAGCTGGGTCAGAGTTCGATCGACTTGCTCGTCAGAAGAAAGAAGAAGCGCAAAGACAGGCAAGATTAAGCGAAGAAAAAGAGCGTCAAGAAAGACAAGCACAACTGGAAAAAGAAAGATTACAACGTCAGCAACAGTTAGAAAAAGAGCGTCAGGAAAGGGAGGCACAAGCTAGAATTGAAAGGGAAAAAAGAGAAACAGAATTGAAAAAACAGCAGGAGTTAGAAGTAAAATCGAAAGAAATATTGCCCACTGAAATACCTTCACCTAACATTGAGGTTCAAGAAAATGACCAAAATTGA
- a CDS encoding AraC family transcriptional regulator yields the protein MDKSQIFDPNTVILLANRRQKVDWNELTFEVKNQEAIIHFSPQLGRGYNRQISLRGGLTIEIIEAQLKETMYLERKHESIFPLTSHFYLSGMSAVKTFNTSEIQPNYTESTGKNYLYHLPDLMEIEKWSCNTPIKVISIYAPVDYFQGFYTGEKTNSHPIFNLINGDRTSKFHLPLGRNNPEILRALSQIYQCPYHGLTKQLYLESKALELFALQFSSVDSSILNPQQLSLKKDDLDRVEYAKHILIKSSLNPPSIKELARKVGLNDRKLKQGFKQLFGTTVFGYLYNYRMEQAQELLRDSNLTIAQIAHRVGYSNPEAFSTAFRRKFAQSPKNYQLSK from the coding sequence ATGGATAAATCTCAAATATTTGATCCTAATACAGTTATCCTTTTGGCTAATCGTCGTCAAAAGGTGGATTGGAATGAGTTAACTTTTGAAGTTAAAAATCAAGAAGCAATTATTCATTTTTCCCCTCAGTTGGGCAGAGGATATAATCGTCAAATTAGTTTAAGAGGGGGGTTAACCATCGAAATTATTGAGGCACAGTTGAAAGAAACTATGTACTTAGAGCGTAAACATGAAAGTATTTTCCCTCTAACATCACATTTTTATCTTTCAGGAATGTCTGCTGTCAAAACTTTTAATACATCTGAAATTCAACCCAATTATACTGAATCTACGGGTAAAAATTATCTTTACCATTTACCCGATTTAATGGAAATAGAAAAATGGTCTTGTAATACACCTATTAAGGTAATCAGTATTTATGCACCAGTGGACTATTTTCAAGGTTTTTACACAGGAGAAAAAACAAATTCTCATCCTATTTTTAACTTAATTAATGGCGATCGAACTTCTAAATTTCATTTACCATTAGGAAGAAATAATCCTGAAATATTAAGAGCATTATCTCAAATTTATCAATGTCCTTATCATGGTTTAACGAAGCAATTATATTTAGAAAGTAAAGCCTTAGAATTATTTGCTTTACAATTCAGTAGTGTTGATTCATCAATACTTAATCCTCAACAATTAAGTCTCAAAAAAGATGACCTCGATCGAGTAGAATATGCGAAACATATTTTAATTAAATCTTCTCTTAATCCCCCTTCTATCAAAGAATTAGCGAGAAAGGTGGGATTGAACGATCGTAAATTAAAACAGGGATTTAAACAACTATTCGGTACAACAGTCTTTGGTTACTTGTATAATTATCGCATGGAACAAGCCCAAGAATTACTAAGAGATTCTAATTTAACTATAGCCCAAATAGCCCATAGAGTGGGCTATTCCAACCCTGAAGCCTTTAGCACCGCATTTAGGCGTAAATTTGCTCAAAGTCCAAAAAACTATCAATTAAGCAAGTGA
- a CDS encoding type II toxin-antitoxin system RelE/ParE family toxin — protein sequence MTYQVKLTAYAKGEIESIYLWQKKYDRNYADSWFRGLMNTIATLQEKPLRCALARENNDFMEKIRQLIYGKNTNRYRIIFMIDGDLVHILSVRHGGKSNLDFNPLDLE from the coding sequence ATGACATACCAAGTTAAGTTAACAGCCTATGCTAAAGGCGAAATTGAGTCAATTTATTTGTGGCAGAAAAAATATGATCGCAATTATGCTGATTCGTGGTTTCGTGGTTTAATGAACACCATTGCCACTTTGCAAGAAAAACCTTTACGTTGTGCTTTAGCAAGGGAAAATAATGATTTTATGGAGAAGATTAGACAGCTAATTTATGGTAAAAATACTAATCGTTATCGAATTATTTTTATGATTGACGGTGATTTAGTTCATATTTTATCTGTACGTCATGGCGGTAAGTCGAATCTTGATTTCAATCCTTTGGATTTAGAGTAA
- a CDS encoding type II toxin-antitoxin system Phd/YefM family antitoxin, with product MINLSRDIQSLSTFKRNTNDLISQMKQSGSPMILTVNGKAEIVVQDAISYQQLLDRIDRLETILGIQRGLADVKQGNTQSLDDFMKEMEIKHDIPS from the coding sequence ATGATTAATCTAAGTCGAGATATTCAATCTCTTTCTACATTTAAGCGTAATACGAATGATTTAATCAGTCAAATGAAGCAAAGCGGTAGCCCGATGATTTTAACCGTAAATGGCAAGGCAGAAATAGTCGTACAAGACGCTATATCCTATCAACAATTATTAGATAGAATTGATCGCCTTGAGACAATTTTAGGGATTCAAAGGGGTTTAGCTGATGTGAAACAAGGTAATACTCAATCTTTGGACGATTTTATGAAAGAGATGGAAATAAAACATGACATACCAAGTTAA
- a CDS encoding TonB-dependent siderophore receptor has translation MKKIRQNLSLTVLTLGFLCPSVLAQESQIIEQNIINNSPAETAQVNIIEITNIKVIPTEEGINLLLQTNQQLSSPEISITENALIADIPNVVLNLATGEEFLLSNPVEGIPLINVVNLPDNRVRVTITGTNAPPIVDIQTSPLETILTAKQGTSTAQTESSIEIIATGEAPQENNYFVPSATSATRTDTLILDTPQSIQVVPQQILRDQQVIRVDEALRNVSGVIGNLNPFGVASRLTIRGFTTDNFTGGAVFRDGFRINNNFGSQETANVERIEVLKGPSSVLYGQNDPGGIINLVTKRPLADPFLEAKFQLGSYGLVRPQFDLNVPLTEDKSLLSRLNFAYQNGKTFRDFDTDTKKIFIAPVLTANIGEKTKFSVLMEYLDEDYSFDLGLVAQGNKIVSVPRERIINEPNDVATNESITVGYDFEHRFNDDWRLNHGFRYMGQSYNVNTVLPFNFDEKTGDLLRFFAQRNYRADDYSVNTSVLGKFETGNVKHELLTGVDLNFNRLDDQGTKIDISKPTPINIFNPIYGLVRRPDLTNVPIFPPFNTEYDQVGVFLQDQISFGEQFILLASLRYDDVTFRNTAQNTSQSNNNWSPRIGVVYKPIETVSIYGNYSQSFKPNLGQTANGDTLEPERAEGFEFGVKAEFLEGKLLATLAYFDISKRNVATSDPDNAFFSVTTGEQRSNGIEFDIVGEILPGWNIIANYAYTNARVTNDNTIPIGNRLFNAPYNSAGLWTTYQIQEGDLEGLGLGLGFNYVGDRAGDLANSFEIDSYFVTNMAIFYEKNDWRVGLNFNNIFNAEYISSTNNSRLFGNSPGQPFSVIGAFSVKF, from the coding sequence ATGAAGAAAATCAGGCAAAATCTATCGCTGACTGTCTTAACTTTAGGTTTTTTATGTCCATCGGTGTTAGCCCAAGAATCACAGATTATTGAGCAAAATATTATCAATAACTCACCGGCAGAAACGGCACAAGTCAATATTATTGAGATTACCAATATTAAAGTAATTCCCACGGAAGAAGGCATTAATCTTTTATTGCAAACCAATCAACAATTATCCTCTCCTGAAATTTCTATAACAGAAAACGCCCTTATTGCCGATATTCCTAATGTGGTGCTGAATCTTGCTACTGGAGAGGAATTTTTGCTTAGTAATCCCGTAGAAGGTATCCCTTTAATTAATGTGGTTAATTTGCCCGATAATCGAGTTAGAGTAACTATTACAGGCACGAACGCTCCCCCGATCGTGGACATTCAAACAAGCCCTTTGGAGACGATTTTAACGGCAAAACAAGGCACATCTACAGCACAGACAGAGAGTTCGATCGAAATCATCGCTACAGGAGAAGCACCCCAAGAAAATAATTATTTTGTGCCTTCTGCCACCAGCGCAACTCGTACGGATACCCTAATTCTGGATACACCTCAATCCATTCAAGTTGTACCCCAACAAATATTAAGAGATCAACAAGTGATTAGGGTAGATGAAGCCTTGCGTAACGTTAGTGGTGTAATAGGTAATTTGAATCCCTTTGGGGTAGCGAGTAGGTTAACCATTAGAGGTTTTACCACAGATAACTTTACTGGGGGGGCGGTTTTTCGAGATGGTTTTAGAATTAATAACAATTTCGGTTCTCAGGAAACTGCTAACGTAGAGAGAATCGAAGTATTAAAAGGACCTTCTTCCGTGCTTTATGGACAAAACGATCCGGGGGGTATTATTAATTTAGTGACAAAACGTCCATTAGCTGATCCTTTCTTAGAAGCTAAATTTCAACTGGGTAGTTATGGTTTAGTACGTCCTCAATTCGATCTCAATGTACCATTAACAGAAGATAAAAGCCTATTATCTCGTTTAAATTTTGCCTATCAGAATGGTAAGACTTTTCGAGACTTTGACACGGATACAAAAAAAATATTTATAGCTCCCGTTTTAACGGCTAATATCGGAGAAAAAACGAAATTCTCAGTCTTAATGGAATATTTAGACGAAGATTATTCCTTTGATTTAGGTTTAGTTGCTCAAGGAAATAAAATTGTTTCTGTACCCCGTGAAAGGATTATCAACGAACCCAATGACGTAGCTACCAATGAATCTATTACCGTTGGTTATGATTTTGAACACCGATTTAACGATGATTGGAGATTAAATCATGGTTTTCGTTATATGGGGCAAAGCTACAATGTCAATACTGTCTTACCCTTTAATTTTGACGAAAAAACAGGGGATTTACTACGCTTTTTTGCCCAGAGAAATTATCGTGCTGATGATTATAGTGTTAATACGAGTGTGCTAGGTAAATTTGAGACAGGAAATGTTAAACATGAGTTACTGACTGGAGTTGATTTGAATTTTAATCGTCTCGATGATCAAGGTACAAAAATAGATATTTCTAAACCAACGCCCATTAATATATTTAATCCCATTTATGGATTAGTTCGCCGTCCAGATTTAACTAATGTTCCTATTTTTCCGCCCTTTAATACGGAATATGATCAAGTGGGAGTATTTTTACAAGATCAAATTTCCTTTGGTGAACAGTTTATCTTATTGGCTAGTTTGCGTTATGATGACGTTACTTTTCGGAATACTGCTCAAAATACTAGCCAGTCCAATAATAACTGGAGTCCGAGAATTGGGGTAGTTTATAAACCCATTGAAACGGTGTCGATTTATGGCAATTATTCTCAATCTTTTAAACCTAACTTGGGGCAGACTGCTAATGGTGATACCCTTGAACCAGAGAGGGCGGAAGGTTTTGAATTTGGAGTAAAAGCGGAGTTTTTAGAGGGAAAATTATTAGCCACATTAGCTTATTTTGATATAAGTAAGAGAAATGTAGCCACCAGTGATCCTGATAATGCTTTTTTCTCAGTGACGACAGGGGAGCAACGTAGTAATGGTATTGAGTTTGATATTGTGGGGGAAATATTGCCCGGATGGAATATTATCGCTAATTATGCTTATACGAATGCCAGAGTTACTAATGATAATACTATTCCCATCGGTAATCGTTTGTTTAATGCTCCTTATAATAGTGCCGGATTGTGGACTACCTATCAAATTCAAGAGGGAGATTTGGAGGGTTTAGGTTTAGGTTTAGGTTTTAATTATGTGGGCGATCGCGCTGGAGATTTAGCCAATAGTTTTGAGATTGATAGTTATTTTGTGACAAATATGGCGATTTTTTACGAGAAAAATGATTGGCGTGTGGGTTTAAATTTTAATAATATATTTAATGCAGAATATATTAGCAGTACCAACAATTCCCGTCTATTTGGTAATTCTCCGGGGCAACCTTTTTCTGTAATTGGAGCATTTTCGGTTAAGTTTTAA
- a CDS encoding iron-siderophore ABC transporter substrate-binding protein: MISCNKNIEISNSNNNNDNDNCREVSHKIGKTKVCGEPKRIIALGPNVLEHLLALEIQPVAFADQVNFSSQDYTNPVQQIPYLGKYLNESMTNVGLAYSPNLESILKMKPDLILGIESNNAQQYKTLSKIAPTVLVNWADGEESMRAIAQAFNSEMEAEKVLQTTKAKITEAKTEFTPIVEKYPKVLLLRATGVQEFVSDNSRGLCSSLVKDLGFELVSPQKSNSSPSDSFTTISLEVLPQLEEADLIILLGYDFTQLETLTDMNNFGQHQVTKLQKEWSKNEIAQSLSASKEGKVYYIPAYLCFGLTGAIGTELYLNELKKQLLPTL, encoded by the coding sequence TTGATTTCTTGTAATAAAAATATTGAGATTTCTAACTCTAACAATAATAATGATAATGATAATTGTCGTGAAGTTAGTCATAAAATAGGGAAAACGAAAGTATGTGGCGAACCTAAACGCATTATAGCACTTGGTCCTAATGTTTTAGAGCATCTTTTAGCCTTAGAAATTCAACCTGTAGCATTCGCAGATCAAGTTAATTTTTCTAGTCAAGATTATACGAATCCTGTTCAACAAATTCCCTATTTAGGAAAGTATCTCAATGAATCGATGACGAATGTAGGACTTGCTTATAGTCCTAATTTGGAAAGTATTTTAAAGATGAAACCTGATTTAATTTTAGGCATTGAAAGTAATAATGCCCAACAATACAAAACTTTATCAAAAATTGCTCCCACTGTTTTGGTAAATTGGGCTGATGGGGAAGAAAGTATGAGGGCGATCGCACAGGCGTTTAACAGTGAAATGGAAGCGGAGAAAGTATTACAGACAACGAAAGCCAAAATAACGGAAGCAAAAACAGAATTTACTCCCATTGTCGAGAAATATCCAAAAGTGCTTTTACTTCGGGCGACAGGAGTGCAAGAGTTTGTTTCTGATAATTCGAGAGGGTTATGTAGTTCGTTAGTCAAAGATTTGGGATTTGAATTGGTATCTCCTCAGAAGTCAAATTCATCACCATCGGATAGTTTTACCACGATTTCATTGGAAGTATTACCACAATTAGAGGAAGCGGATTTAATTATCTTGCTAGGTTATGACTTTACTCAATTAGAGACTCTGACAGATATGAATAATTTTGGGCAACATCAGGTGACAAAATTACAAAAAGAATGGTCAAAAAATGAGATTGCGCAATCTTTATCAGCGAGTAAAGAAGGAAAAGTTTATTATATTCCTGCTTATTTATGTTTCGGTTTAACAGGTGCGATCGGCACAGAATTATACCTTAACGAGCTTAAAAAACAACTACTACCGACATTATAA
- a CDS encoding MFS transporter → MKTFIILWFGQLFSSVGSGMTYFTLTLWVWQKTESATAIVLILVFYQLPQVIITPLTGILIDRISRKQLLIISDTGSAFCTLSVGILAFLGILQVWHIYLIASIIGCFGNIQSLTYSTLIPLILPEKHYTRASSMGSMVAYGAGIISPALAGVLFPMIGLLGITLIDMITFSIAFFSILIIHIPHSIKQDQEKVDHIHNLTFGFRYIYSHPELLSMVIVISLFRFFGYGFQYVNFSFDFDS, encoded by the coding sequence GTGAAAACCTTTATTATTCTTTGGTTTGGGCAATTATTTTCCTCAGTGGGTAGTGGAATGACTTATTTTACCCTAACTCTGTGGGTATGGCAAAAAACCGAATCAGCCACCGCCATCGTACTTATCCTTGTCTTTTATCAATTACCCCAAGTTATCATTACCCCTTTAACCGGTATTTTAATCGATCGAATTTCCCGAAAACAACTATTAATTATTAGTGATACAGGTTCAGCTTTTTGTACTCTTTCCGTGGGGATTCTTGCCTTTTTGGGGATTTTGCAAGTATGGCATATTTATCTTATTGCTTCGATTATTGGTTGCTTTGGTAACATTCAATCCCTTACCTACTCTACTCTTATACCCTTGATTTTGCCCGAAAAACATTATACTCGTGCCAGTAGTATGGGTTCGATGGTGGCTTATGGTGCAGGAATTATCTCTCCGGCTTTGGCAGGTGTTTTATTTCCGATGATAGGTCTATTGGGTATTACCTTAATCGATATGATAACATTTTCGATCGCATTTTTTTCTATCCTGATTATTCATATTCCCCATAGTATCAAACAAGATCAAGAAAAAGTAGATCATATTCATAACTTAACCTTTGGATTCCGCTATATTTACTCCCATCCTGAATTGCTATCAATGGTGATTGTCATATCTTTATTTCGGTTTTTTGGGTACGGGTTTCAGTATGTTAATTTTAGCTTTGATTTCGATTCCTAG
- a CDS encoding MORN repeat-containing protein, producing the protein MKAKNLLFTSLLSVILSEFTMTSLPIFANTITLPDGGKCEGNVSGGNLNGEGKCTFSNGDRYEGNFVEGEKQGKGKYTFADGGYYEGEFQKSQFEGQGIRVFAEGDRYEGLFKKGKLEGKGVYISAEGSRYEGNFVNGLPQGEGKFIYSNGDTCAGMVTDGKINGKSICTYANGDRYEGLLVDNQPQGEGIYTFADGGSYKGTFQQGRITGKGVRKYASGDNYEGEIKDGIPHGKGIYKFADGGVYEGDFDNGKQVGKGIYKFANGNRYDGEFVNGQFEGKGIFTFANGDVCQGTFKNNQLNGNVICDYANGDTYKGEFANGKKNGKGVYNFADGTIIDGNWKDDQPI; encoded by the coding sequence ATGAAAGCGAAAAATCTCTTATTCACATCTTTACTTAGTGTAATCCTTAGCGAATTTACTATGACATCATTGCCTATTTTTGCTAATACCATTACCCTTCCTGATGGTGGTAAATGCGAAGGTAACGTTTCGGGGGGTAATCTCAACGGTGAGGGCAAATGTACTTTTAGTAACGGCGATCGCTACGAGGGTAATTTTGTCGAAGGTGAAAAACAAGGTAAAGGCAAATATACCTTTGCGGATGGTGGTTATTATGAAGGTGAATTTCAAAAAAGTCAATTTGAAGGGCAAGGTATCAGAGTTTTTGCCGAAGGGGATAGATATGAAGGGTTATTTAAAAAGGGTAAATTAGAGGGGAAAGGGGTTTATATATCTGCTGAAGGTAGTCGCTATGAGGGAAATTTTGTTAACGGTTTACCCCAAGGGGAAGGTAAATTTATCTATAGTAACGGCGACACTTGTGCAGGGATGGTGACGGATGGTAAAATCAACGGCAAGAGCATTTGTACTTACGCCAATGGCGATCGATATGAAGGGTTATTAGTAGATAATCAACCCCAAGGGGAAGGAATTTATACTTTTGCTGATGGTGGTAGTTATAAAGGCACTTTTCAACAAGGAAGAATAACAGGTAAAGGTGTCAGAAAATATGCTAGTGGTGATAATTATGAGGGAGAAATCAAAGATGGTATTCCTCACGGCAAGGGTATTTATAAATTTGCCGATGGAGGAGTGTATGAGGGAGATTTTGACAACGGGAAGCAGGTGGGTAAGGGGATTTATAAATTTGCTAATGGTAATCGTTATGATGGTGAATTTGTCAATGGACAATTTGAAGGTAAGGGCATTTTTACCTTTGCCAATGGAGATGTCTGTCAAGGCACTTTCAAAAACAATCAGTTAAATGGTAATGTTATCTGTGATTATGCCAACGGTGATACCTATAAGGGCGAGTTTGCTAATGGTAAGAAAAATGGTAAAGGGGTTTATAATTTTGCCGATGGTACAATAATTGATGGTAATTGGAAAGATGATCAACCTATTTAG